From a region of the Alnus glutinosa chromosome 1, dhAlnGlut1.1, whole genome shotgun sequence genome:
- the LOC133882589 gene encoding transcription repressor OFP12-like, whose product MSNLFWKNFHLCFSKLKCLPLIQSPPPPPNQDDHNRPSPTSPTTSTIIKNFNSLYDLTSSDSTPTASRSLTLSTVDFFSASSDDSDDTDSPLDFATIFASQRLFFSSPGRSNSIFESPDTKQEDPDNTLVITGSVKVPKYSLDPYIDFRRSMQEMVEARNPMDVTSEWEYLNELLLCYLTLNPKHTHKYIIRAFSDLVICILSASPSSSAANDHCREPKNRRQRYISRQLQVAQQTKERKGR is encoded by the coding sequence ATGTCAAACCTCTTTTGGAAGAACTTTCACCTCTGCTTCTCCAAACTCAAATGCCTACCCCTCATCCAATCCCCTCCTCCACCCCCAAACCAAGATGATCACAACCGTCCATCACCCACCTCCCCCACCACTTCAACCATCATCAAAAACTTCAACTCCCTCTACGACCTCACCTCATCAGACTCCACGCCCACGGCCTCCAGATCCCTCACTCTCTCCACCGTCGACTTCTTCTCAGCCTCCTCCGATGACTCCGACGACACAGACTCGCCGCTGGACTTTGCAACCATCTTCGCCTCCCAACGCTTATTCTTCTCCTCCCCCGGCCGCTCCAACTCCATTTTCGAGTCCCCGGACACTAAGCAAGAAGATCCTGACAACACATTAGTCATCACCGGAAGCGTCAAAGTGCCCAAGTACTCACTGGATCCTTACATTGATTTCCGGCGCTCAATGCAAGAAATGGTTGAAGCAAGAAATCCAATGGACGTGACAAGTGAATGGGAGTATCTGAATGAGCTTCTCTTATGTTATCTAACCTTAAATCCCAAACACACCCACAAGTATATCATTCGCGCTTTCTCCGACCTTGTCATCTGCATTTTGTCGGCGTCCCCATCGTCATCGGCCGCCAATGATCACTGCCGGGAGCCCAAGAACCGCCGGCAGCGGTATATTTCACGGCAGTTGCAG